In a single window of the Desulfovibrio mangrovi genome:
- the dnaE gene encoding DNA polymerase III subunit alpha, producing MPDFVHLHCHTEYSLLDGAIRLEDLCNKAKDFGMPAVAITDHGNMFGAVYFYALAQKMGLKPIIGCEVYVAHGDHTDRTSENSRKRYHLVLLAQTDEGYHNLCRLVTRGFTEGFHYKPRVSREMLAEYSEGVIALSACLAGEIPRALLKEGMDRAVELAKIYSDIYPGRFYLELQDNGIQEQDDLNNKLIELAKITGLPLVATNDCHYLNASDVEAHDTLLCIQTSAKVTDEKRMRFDTTELYYKSPEEMEKAFSHVPEAIANTVKIADMIDCKLDLGNYYFPVYELPEGVSMAEEFTRLSEEGLRKRLDMIPYEVDEEAYWERLRYELGVINQMGFPAYFLIVQDFINWAKDNGIPVGPGRGSAAGSLVAWALRITNLDPIPYDLLFERFLNIERVSMPDIDVDFCERRRGEVIKYTQHRYGEDKVAQITTFGKMKAKAVVRDVARAQGLSFQEGDRISKLIPEDLKMTIKKALDAEPELAELYRSDPTVTKLLDVSMRLEGLCRHASTHAAGVVMSDRPMTDYLPLYKDKKGGMVTQFDMKKVEAVGLVKFDFLGLRTMTVIQDAVDNIALAGKEPPNLDTLPFDDWPTYELYQRGDTDGIFQVESSGMRTYLRMLKPTCFDDVIAMLALYRPGPLNSGMVDEFIKRKHGQVPVVYPLPTLEDCLKPTYGVIVYQEQVMQIAQIVAKYTLGGADLLRRAMGKKNPEAMAQERGKFVSGAAENGIEESKANEIFDLMEQFAAYGFNKSHSAAYALISYWTAYLKVHYPAEFMAALMTSEMGNQDKILKYVAACRDMDIEVVQPSVQNSYRQFTVHEGKVVYGLGGIKNVGDEAIREIVEARQEAGPFASLLDLLCRVNTRKVTKRVVESLIKGGAMDCLGCSRQGMLASLDNVVARAQKKAKEKDSNQVSLFTMIKEEPQVCPGIGFDCEEQTMDEWSDEMKLKFEKEALGFYLTSHPLQPYRREMLRLQLTPLEECADFPAGTEVKCAILITGIKEHITKKGSKMAFANIEDLTASGELIIFPEAYAEGRELFHSDQPLLLTAKVAEQKNGKDDDEPAEEDEDAVKEIKLLAEKVQPLAEACFSSGDPTTLDLPSEGLNRESLVALKGLLQRHQGAVPVQVCVNINGTFAFYQVDDRYSILPGPAFEKDFTAWKGAINDRQTA from the coding sequence ATGCCAGATTTCGTTCATCTTCATTGTCATACTGAATACAGCCTGCTCGACGGTGCCATCCGCCTGGAAGACCTGTGCAACAAGGCCAAGGATTTCGGCATGCCCGCGGTGGCCATCACCGACCACGGCAACATGTTCGGCGCAGTCTATTTTTACGCGCTGGCCCAGAAGATGGGCCTGAAGCCCATCATCGGCTGCGAGGTCTACGTGGCTCACGGCGACCACACCGACCGCACCAGCGAGAACAGCCGCAAGCGCTATCACCTTGTGCTGCTGGCCCAGACCGACGAAGGCTACCACAACCTCTGCCGTCTGGTGACGCGCGGCTTCACGGAAGGCTTCCACTACAAGCCGCGAGTCAGCCGTGAAATGCTTGCCGAATACAGCGAAGGCGTTATCGCCCTTTCCGCCTGTCTTGCTGGCGAAATCCCGCGTGCCCTCCTGAAGGAAGGCATGGACCGCGCCGTGGAGCTGGCAAAAATTTATTCCGACATCTACCCCGGCCGCTTCTATCTGGAACTGCAGGACAACGGCATTCAGGAACAGGATGACCTGAACAACAAGCTCATAGAGCTTGCCAAGATCACGGGCCTGCCCCTTGTGGCCACAAACGACTGCCACTACCTGAACGCCAGCGACGTGGAAGCTCACGACACCCTGCTCTGCATTCAGACCAGCGCCAAGGTGACCGATGAAAAACGCATGCGCTTTGACACCACGGAGCTGTACTACAAGTCGCCGGAAGAGATGGAAAAGGCCTTCAGCCACGTGCCCGAGGCCATTGCCAACACGGTGAAGATTGCCGACATGATCGACTGCAAGCTCGATCTGGGTAACTACTATTTCCCCGTCTACGAGCTGCCTGAAGGCGTCTCCATGGCGGAAGAATTCACCCGTCTGTCCGAAGAAGGGCTGCGCAAGCGCCTTGATATGATCCCCTACGAGGTGGATGAAGAAGCCTACTGGGAGCGCCTGCGTTACGAGCTTGGCGTCATCAACCAGATGGGCTTTCCGGCATACTTTCTCATCGTGCAGGACTTCATCAACTGGGCCAAGGACAACGGCATTCCCGTCGGTCCGGGCCGCGGTTCCGCCGCCGGTTCGCTGGTGGCGTGGGCGCTGCGTATAACCAACCTTGACCCCATCCCCTACGACCTGCTGTTCGAACGCTTCCTGAACATCGAACGCGTGTCCATGCCCGATATCGACGTGGACTTCTGCGAACGCCGTCGCGGCGAGGTCATCAAGTACACCCAGCATCGCTACGGCGAGGACAAGGTTGCGCAGATCACCACCTTCGGAAAGATGAAGGCCAAGGCCGTGGTACGCGACGTTGCGCGTGCGCAGGGCCTGAGCTTTCAGGAAGGCGACCGCATTTCCAAGCTCATTCCCGAAGACCTGAAGATGACCATCAAGAAGGCGCTGGACGCGGAGCCGGAACTGGCGGAACTCTACCGCTCGGACCCCACCGTGACCAAGCTGCTGGATGTTTCCATGCGTCTTGAGGGGCTGTGCCGCCACGCCTCCACCCACGCTGCGGGCGTGGTCATGTCCGACCGCCCCATGACGGACTATCTGCCGCTCTACAAGGATAAGAAGGGCGGCATGGTGACCCAGTTCGACATGAAGAAGGTCGAGGCCGTGGGTCTGGTGAAGTTCGACTTCCTCGGCCTGCGCACCATGACCGTTATTCAGGACGCGGTGGACAACATCGCGCTGGCGGGCAAAGAGCCGCCCAATCTGGATACGCTGCCCTTTGACGACTGGCCCACCTACGAACTCTATCAGCGCGGCGACACGGACGGTATCTTTCAGGTAGAAAGCTCCGGCATGCGTACCTATCTGCGTATGCTCAAGCCCACCTGCTTTGACGACGTCATCGCCATGCTGGCCCTGTATCGTCCGGGGCCGCTGAACTCCGGCATGGTGGATGAATTCATCAAGCGCAAGCACGGGCAGGTGCCCGTGGTCTATCCGCTGCCCACGCTGGAAGACTGCCTCAAGCCCACCTACGGCGTTATCGTCTATCAGGAGCAGGTCATGCAGATCGCCCAGATAGTCGCCAAATACACGCTGGGCGGTGCTGACCTTCTGCGACGGGCCATGGGTAAGAAGAACCCGGAGGCCATGGCGCAGGAACGCGGCAAGTTCGTGAGCGGCGCGGCCGAGAACGGCATCGAGGAGTCCAAGGCCAACGAAATCTTCGACTTGATGGAGCAGTTCGCGGCTTACGGCTTCAACAAGTCGCACTCTGCCGCCTATGCGCTCATCTCCTACTGGACCGCCTACCTCAAGGTGCACTACCCCGCCGAGTTCATGGCCGCGCTCATGACCTCGGAAATGGGCAACCAGGACAAGATTCTCAAGTACGTGGCCGCCTGCCGCGACATGGATATCGAGGTGGTGCAGCCCAGCGTGCAGAATTCCTACCGCCAGTTCACGGTGCATGAGGGCAAGGTCGTCTACGGCCTTGGCGGCATCAAGAACGTGGGCGACGAAGCCATCCGCGAAATAGTGGAAGCTCGGCAGGAAGCCGGCCCCTTCGCCTCGCTGCTGGACCTGCTGTGCCGCGTGAACACCCGCAAAGTAACCAAGCGCGTGGTGGAAAGCCTGATCAAGGGCGGCGCCATGGACTGCCTCGGCTGCTCACGTCAGGGCATGCTGGCCTCGCTGGACAACGTGGTGGCCCGCGCGCAGAAGAAGGCCAAGGAAAAGGATTCCAATCAGGTTTCGCTGTTCACCATGATCAAGGAGGAACCGCAGGTCTGCCCCGGCATCGGGTTCGACTGCGAGGAACAGACCATGGATGAATGGTCGGACGAGATGAAGCTGAAGTTCGAGAAGGAAGCGCTGGGCTTCTACCTCACCAGCCATCCGCTGCAGCCCTACCGCCGCGAGATGCTGCGCCTGCAGCTCACGCCGCTGGAAGAATGCGCCGACTTCCCCGCAGGCACGGAAGTGAAGTGCGCCATCCTCATCACCGGCATCAAGGAGCACATCACCAAAAAAGGCTCCAAGATGGCCTTTGCGAACATTGAAGACCTCACCGCCTCCGGCGAGCTCATCATCTTCCCCGAGGCCTATGCCGAAGGGCGCGAGCTCTTCCATTCCGACCAGCCTCTGCTGCTCACGGCCAAGGTGGCGGAGCAGAAGAACGGCAAGGACGACGATGAGCCCGCGGAAGAGGATGAAGATGCCGTAAAAGAGATCAAACTGCTTGCCGAAAAGGTGCAGCCTCTGGCAGAAGCCTGCTTCAGCAGCGGCGACCCCACGACGCTGGACCTTCCCTCGGAAGGACTCAACCGCGAATCGCTGGTCGCGCTCAAGGGCCTGCTGCAACGGCATCAGGGAGCCGTGCCCGTGCAGGTGTGCGTGAATATCAACGGAACCTTCGCCTTCTATCAGGTGGACGACCGCTACTCCATCCTGCCCGGTCCCGCGTTCGAAAAGGATTTTACAGCCTGGAAAGGAGCCATCAATGACAGACAGACAGCCTAA
- a CDS encoding HD domain-containing protein — translation MTSLPDIAAHEAWFKTWTAGYLTDNEQDNRYIELKRNHTLRVLDNARCIVATLDVSEDVARGALLAALYHDVGRFPQYAQYRTFSDQRSVNHGILGCKTLKRERTLQGGREGNAALTEARSTQGDVLAAVAMHNRFRLPAGVSESLRTITGVVRDSDKLDIFPVMISTFTRDGSDSDVVTLHLEEKEGAWSQEILAALKERRLASYRDMRYVNDFKLLLGSWVFELNYAESRRLLRERGLVEALLATWPEHPDVEAIKNVVREALMCD, via the coding sequence GTGACATCCCTGCCGGATATCGCCGCACACGAGGCGTGGTTTAAGACATGGACAGCGGGATACCTGACGGACAACGAGCAGGATAACCGCTATATCGAGCTCAAGCGCAACCATACGTTGCGCGTGCTTGATAACGCCCGTTGCATAGTGGCCACGCTGGATGTTTCTGAAGACGTGGCGCGGGGGGCGTTGCTGGCCGCGTTGTATCACGATGTGGGGCGCTTTCCCCAATATGCGCAGTACCGGACCTTCAGCGACCAGCGTTCCGTGAACCACGGCATTCTGGGCTGCAAGACGCTCAAGCGTGAGCGAACCTTGCAGGGCGGCAGGGAGGGCAATGCAGCTCTCACGGAAGCCCGCTCTACGCAAGGCGACGTGCTGGCTGCCGTGGCCATGCATAACCGGTTCCGCCTGCCTGCGGGAGTTTCCGAATCCCTTCGCACCATCACCGGCGTCGTGCGCGACAGCGACAAGCTGGATATTTTTCCCGTTATGATTTCCACCTTCACCCGCGACGGGTCGGACAGTGACGTCGTGACCCTGCATCTGGAAGAGAAGGAAGGCGCGTGGTCGCAGGAAATTCTTGCGGCACTGAAGGAGCGTCGTCTGGCCAGTTACAGGGACATGCGTTATGTGAACGACTTCAAACTGCTGCTGGGGTCGTGGGTGTTCGAGCTGAACTACGCGGAGAGCCGCAGGCTGCTTCGCGAGCGCGGACTTGTGGAAGCCTTGCTCGCCACATGGCCCGAGCACCCCGATGTGGAAGCCATAAAGAATGTGGTGCGGGAAGCGCTTATGTGCGACTAG
- a CDS encoding class I SAM-dependent methyltransferase, whose amino-acid sequence MNKPIGASGGNSVFLKFVSTNEQYGEHVIKNYLSSIQNGDIILDIGAGSGRDLNIAQQAFPSAELHGLEFSPSCCEALSKKGIITFQTDIEKEQLPFKNCFFDIIISNQVMEHLKDIFFTLHEMARTLKVGGHMIIGVPNVASFHNRILLLLGRHPSQAKSYSAHVRTFSYHDTKKLFEVAGGGAFSITKFSGSQFYPLPRSLSRVASSIFPQLAFSIFFLIKKESEYTNSFYEYGKALTASVFCNQDIDK is encoded by the coding sequence ATGAACAAACCAATTGGTGCAAGTGGAGGCAACAGCGTCTTTCTTAAGTTTGTATCAACAAATGAACAATACGGTGAACACGTAATAAAAAACTATCTCTCTTCAATACAAAACGGAGACATAATCCTAGACATCGGAGCAGGATCTGGAAGAGACCTGAATATAGCACAACAAGCATTTCCAAGCGCAGAACTGCATGGCCTTGAATTCTCTCCATCTTGCTGCGAAGCTCTTTCAAAAAAAGGCATAATAACGTTCCAAACCGACATAGAAAAAGAACAACTACCGTTTAAAAATTGTTTCTTTGACATCATCATATCAAATCAAGTCATGGAACACTTGAAGGATATATTTTTCACCCTCCACGAAATGGCTAGAACATTAAAGGTCGGGGGGCATATGATCATTGGGGTTCCCAATGTTGCCTCTTTCCACAACAGAATACTTTTGCTACTCGGTCGTCACCCTAGTCAGGCAAAGTCATACTCTGCCCACGTCAGAACATTTTCCTATCATGACACCAAAAAACTCTTCGAGGTGGCAGGGGGCGGGGCTTTTTCCATTACCAAGTTTTCAGGATCGCAATTTTATCCTCTGCCACGTTCACTTTCTCGTGTTGCTTCAAGCATATTCCCTCAACTAGCTTTCTCCATTTTTTTCCTGATCAAAAAAGAATCTGAATACACCAACAGCTTTTATGAATATGGCAAGGCATTAACAGCCAGTGTTTTTTGTAATCAAGATATTGATAAATAA
- a CDS encoding class I adenylate cyclase — protein sequence MQQKTNILGDLLARLRKTHDVCAQPPGEVSMLLAEAQSAVAAYEAEHGYAPQETVPMAIAVRRIAAQESAAPLLGPCLHFWLSMPVACWNHAIRHLISTTLPFNFCEPTLNSLPLPTKLLLTHEVLRNGIGPELPLGRWCLAFLEQSSTWPFHELLLFMNSLHAAKRILNLQMAERLAHLKMHQQCIALVESPISPELASLAATALCIMEQAPSTNTFTRITAETDTGQIARLLQALRTNPLTPLSQPLLKVLVKLAHHDKPQVRKDALFTMVVLNVPNLISIFLLVMRKFTKERNQFYPALLFLSPEQFTEFLGLMPPKLKQDALGYLLHLFMNGASDLASHSMTTATQLLKNLPPEPAAALKAFVLSCHKKRYIEPLASATRPQRTPAKRPKQEDSPLFGKKKSTPEEVFLQALTIPSSRINNKDFATLQLQGQSLLGLDFQDVTFARASFQKCSFDQCMFKRTDLTEAVFKDCTFSNCRFESCDADRSLFDTCSFYDCTFMDVSAVESDFYRSIFCRISADHLQLSSAHIHSTNWTEVRMGESVFWETSFTRAQFSATHFDLCDFTRASFFYSILRGCTFRESTFNHNVFERTKAEHTFSSAGNYYRCNFRQTTCDEPHLLMSAEHQRFNELMELATTIPPSAVPKWCRTVEPLAEHVIGCILQFRNVVRSRYHFLRQNGQRIGLTHGTLDTQRSNFFTLLPLLLQTRLFEKQFAPGTKWPICTITGYAPTLETLRIARSLFKADPLEDLPAPTVTVDAIYTIGSVGSIAMTSDSDIDYWISLDPKTSDSKTLKALSTKLERISEWAEQAFGLETTFFVMNRNAIISNDFGISDKESSGSAQALLLKEEFYRTALKVCGRDLAWWAMPPNADAQKHAEQLEQLAALPFHSGDCFVDFGLVEAIPAEEYFGAALWQIVKAFKNPFKSVMKLGILEAYLSRPETPLLCESIKHHVVQGNRKVLKTDPYVTLMRTLQEHYQTSGNRDAATLLQTAFMAKLNASGTGRSAENRLLDTLRTRAIKELYGTETQIRQHDFLQAKLLGDKLNTFFLKSYASLQQKLEAQQITARISPEDVTRLGRKIFAAFAPQADKVTRLPFVNSMGRTIRELMFKKDTTPGKKKKWIAMGLPQGVASRRESFLEVKTESDPIRLIAWIVANGLFYPGMHVEVDMSMSPIAAQDISSLLQGLYEFFPKSALETDTEETLKSEKILKAYLAPNFALPRDTTVHKQLSVVYVTNWGEMFCKTVDVADSTVLTKACRIFLAKELPRSLTMDADLQCLIPYKSRTPRISIV from the coding sequence ATGCAACAAAAAACAAACATACTCGGCGACCTGCTCGCCAGACTGCGAAAAACGCATGACGTTTGCGCCCAGCCTCCCGGAGAGGTTTCTATGCTGCTGGCCGAGGCACAATCCGCAGTGGCCGCCTATGAAGCCGAACATGGCTACGCTCCGCAGGAGACAGTCCCCATGGCTATTGCGGTCAGACGCATCGCTGCTCAGGAATCAGCTGCGCCCCTGCTCGGCCCCTGCCTCCACTTCTGGCTCTCCATGCCGGTCGCCTGCTGGAACCACGCCATACGCCACCTTATCAGCACGACTCTGCCGTTCAATTTCTGCGAACCCACGCTCAACAGCCTGCCCCTGCCCACAAAGCTTCTGCTGACCCATGAGGTACTGCGTAACGGCATTGGTCCCGAACTGCCTCTCGGCAGATGGTGTCTGGCATTCCTTGAACAAAGCTCCACATGGCCCTTTCATGAACTGCTCCTCTTCATGAACAGCCTGCACGCGGCGAAACGCATACTCAACCTGCAGATGGCGGAACGGCTGGCTCACCTGAAAATGCACCAGCAGTGCATTGCCCTGGTGGAATCGCCCATCTCGCCGGAACTCGCCAGCCTTGCTGCCACGGCCCTCTGCATCATGGAGCAGGCTCCCTCAACCAACACATTCACACGCATTACGGCAGAAACGGACACCGGGCAAATCGCACGCCTGCTACAGGCTCTCCGAACCAACCCGCTGACCCCTCTGTCACAGCCACTGCTCAAAGTACTTGTAAAACTTGCGCACCACGACAAGCCCCAGGTGCGCAAAGACGCCCTGTTCACCATGGTCGTGCTGAACGTCCCCAATCTTATCAGCATATTCCTGCTGGTAATGCGTAAGTTCACCAAGGAGCGTAACCAGTTCTATCCGGCCTTGCTTTTCCTTTCACCGGAGCAGTTCACCGAGTTTCTCGGCCTGATGCCACCCAAGCTGAAACAGGATGCTCTGGGCTACCTGCTGCACCTTTTCATGAACGGCGCAAGCGATCTTGCCTCCCACTCCATGACCACCGCTACGCAACTGCTGAAGAACCTGCCGCCGGAGCCCGCAGCTGCGCTCAAGGCATTTGTCCTCTCCTGCCACAAAAAACGCTACATAGAACCGCTTGCCAGTGCCACGCGCCCCCAGCGAACGCCTGCGAAGCGTCCTAAACAGGAAGACTCCCCGCTCTTCGGCAAAAAGAAGAGTACGCCGGAAGAAGTGTTTTTACAGGCCCTGACCATCCCTTCCAGCAGAATCAACAACAAAGACTTCGCAACGCTACAGTTGCAGGGGCAGTCTCTGCTCGGCCTCGATTTCCAGGATGTTACCTTCGCCCGCGCATCGTTCCAAAAATGCTCATTCGACCAGTGCATGTTCAAACGGACAGACCTGACAGAGGCTGTATTCAAGGACTGCACGTTCTCCAACTGCCGCTTCGAGTCTTGCGATGCCGACAGAAGCCTGTTCGACACATGCTCCTTCTATGACTGCACGTTCATGGATGTAAGCGCCGTGGAATCGGACTTCTACCGTTCGATATTCTGCCGGATTTCTGCAGACCACCTGCAGCTCTCATCCGCCCATATCCATTCCACCAACTGGACCGAAGTGCGTATGGGCGAATCCGTATTCTGGGAAACCAGCTTCACCAGAGCGCAGTTTTCAGCCACTCATTTTGACCTTTGCGATTTTACCCGGGCCTCATTCTTTTACTCCATCCTGCGCGGCTGCACATTCAGAGAAAGCACTTTCAATCATAACGTGTTCGAACGGACCAAGGCCGAGCACACTTTCTCTTCCGCCGGCAACTATTACCGCTGCAATTTCAGGCAGACCACCTGTGATGAACCGCACCTGCTTATGTCTGCAGAGCACCAGCGATTCAATGAGCTCATGGAACTGGCGACCACCATACCACCTTCCGCGGTCCCCAAATGGTGCCGGACAGTTGAGCCGCTGGCAGAACACGTCATCGGCTGTATCCTCCAGTTCCGCAACGTGGTACGCAGCCGCTACCACTTCCTGCGCCAGAACGGGCAACGAATCGGCCTCACACACGGCACGCTGGATACGCAACGCTCCAACTTCTTCACCCTGCTTCCCCTGCTGCTGCAAACAAGACTATTTGAGAAGCAGTTCGCGCCGGGCACCAAATGGCCCATCTGCACAATTACCGGTTATGCCCCCACGCTGGAGACCCTGCGGATTGCACGTTCCCTCTTCAAAGCAGATCCACTGGAAGACCTCCCCGCCCCCACCGTAACCGTAGACGCGATCTACACCATCGGCAGCGTGGGCTCCATCGCCATGACGAGCGATTCAGACATCGACTACTGGATCAGTCTGGACCCGAAAACCTCTGACAGCAAAACGCTCAAAGCCCTCTCCACCAAATTGGAACGCATTTCCGAGTGGGCCGAGCAAGCCTTCGGGTTGGAAACCACGTTCTTCGTCATGAACCGCAATGCCATCATCTCCAACGATTTCGGCATATCCGACAAGGAAAGTTCCGGTTCCGCACAGGCGCTGCTGTTAAAGGAAGAATTCTACCGCACCGCGCTGAAGGTCTGCGGGCGCGACCTTGCATGGTGGGCCATGCCTCCGAACGCTGATGCACAGAAGCATGCCGAACAGCTTGAACAACTGGCAGCACTCCCCTTCCATTCGGGCGACTGTTTTGTGGATTTCGGCCTGGTGGAAGCCATACCTGCCGAAGAATACTTCGGCGCGGCTCTGTGGCAGATTGTAAAAGCCTTCAAGAACCCGTTCAAATCCGTCATGAAACTGGGGATTCTGGAGGCCTACCTTTCCAGACCGGAGACGCCGCTGCTCTGCGAAAGCATCAAACACCACGTCGTCCAGGGCAATCGCAAGGTGCTCAAGACCGACCCCTATGTCACGCTTATGCGTACCTTGCAGGAGCATTATCAGACCTCAGGCAACCGCGATGCCGCAACCCTGTTGCAAACGGCCTTCATGGCAAAGCTGAACGCCAGCGGAACAGGGAGGTCAGCGGAAAACAGATTGCTAGACACCCTGCGCACCCGAGCCATCAAGGAACTCTACGGCACGGAAACCCAGATCAGGCAACATGACTTTTTGCAGGCCAAGCTGCTTGGCGACAAGCTCAATACCTTTTTCCTGAAGTCATATGCCTCGCTACAGCAAAAACTGGAAGCCCAGCAGATAACCGCGCGCATTTCTCCGGAAGACGTAACGCGGCTCGGACGCAAGATATTCGCAGCCTTTGCGCCGCAGGCAGACAAGGTGACGCGCCTGCCCTTTGTAAACAGCATGGGACGCACCATCCGCGAATTGATGTTCAAAAAGGACACAACCCCCGGTAAGAAGAAGAAATGGATAGCCATGGGCCTGCCGCAAGGCGTGGCATCCCGACGCGAATCCTTTCTTGAGGTGAAAACGGAAAGCGACCCCATCCGCCTCATTGCGTGGATTGTGGCGAACGGCCTGTTCTATCCGGGCATGCACGTGGAAGTGGACATGTCCATGTCGCCCATTGCCGCACAGGACATATCCTCCCTGCTGCAGGGCCTGTACGAATTCTTCCCCAAGTCGGCACTGGAAACGGATACCGAAGAAACGCTGAAGAGCGAAAAGATACTCAAGGCCTATCTGGCGCCCAACTTTGCCCTGCCGCGTGACACCACCGTGCACAAACAACTTAGCGTGGTCTATGTAACCAACTGGGGCGAAATGTTCTGCAAGACAGTTGATGTTGCAGATTCCACAGTACTCACCAAGGCATGCCGAATCTTTCTTGCCAAGGAACTGCCCCGCAGCCTGACAATGGATGCAGATCTGCAGTGCCTTATTCCATACAAATCGCGCACCCCTCGCATTTCCATTGTATGA
- a CDS encoding pyridoxal phosphate-dependent aminotransferase, with amino-acid sequence MKVACVETSRTKDIKPFYVMDVLERAHAMEREGKSIIHLQVGEPDFDVPMPVRDAVCRAMYDGRTHYTHSMGTMDLREAIAEDYLKRYGVEISPEQIVVTNGTSPAMSLLFGALLEQGDEIILSDPHYACYPSFITFNGGVPVKVPVFEEDGFQYRAAAIREKMTGRTKAIFINSPSNPTGNLLSPERMRKIADMDVPIISDEIYHGLVYEGEEHSILEYTDNAFVFNGFSKLYAMTGLRLGYLIAPKQCMRTLNKLCQNFFISPNAVSQCAGIAALRECDAEVAKMKLIYNERRKFMIRRLKEIGFGITVEPTGAFYVLGNARHWSGDSYKFAFEILENAHVGVTPGIDFGQGAEGYIRFSYANSLENINEGMNRLERFIKERFGSR; translated from the coding sequence ATGAAGGTGGCATGTGTAGAGACTTCGCGTACGAAAGATATCAAGCCATTTTATGTCATGGATGTGCTGGAGCGCGCCCACGCCATGGAGCGTGAGGGTAAGAGCATTATCCACCTGCAGGTCGGGGAGCCGGATTTTGACGTTCCCATGCCGGTGCGTGACGCCGTGTGCAGGGCTATGTATGACGGACGTACGCATTATACGCATTCCATGGGAACCATGGACCTCAGGGAAGCCATTGCCGAGGATTATCTCAAGCGCTACGGCGTGGAAATTTCTCCCGAACAGATCGTTGTAACCAACGGCACCTCTCCGGCCATGTCGCTACTTTTCGGTGCGTTGCTCGAGCAGGGCGACGAGATTATTCTTTCCGACCCGCATTACGCCTGTTACCCGAGCTTCATCACCTTCAACGGCGGCGTTCCCGTGAAGGTTCCGGTTTTTGAGGAGGACGGCTTCCAGTACCGTGCCGCCGCCATCCGCGAGAAGATGACGGGCCGCACCAAGGCCATCTTCATCAACTCGCCCTCCAACCCCACCGGCAACCTGCTTTCGCCGGAGCGCATGCGCAAGATTGCGGACATGGACGTGCCCATCATCTCTGACGAGATTTATCACGGGCTCGTGTATGAGGGCGAGGAGCACTCTATTCTCGAATACACGGACAACGCTTTCGTCTTCAATGGCTTTTCAAAGCTGTATGCCATGACCGGGCTGCGTCTGGGCTACCTCATTGCTCCCAAGCAGTGCATGCGCACACTCAACAAGCTGTGCCAGAACTTCTTCATCTCTCCCAACGCCGTTTCGCAGTGCGCCGGTATTGCGGCTTTGCGCGAATGCGATGCGGAAGTGGCGAAGATGAAGCTGATATACAACGAACGACGCAAGTTCATGATTCGTCGGCTCAAGGAAATAGGCTTCGGCATCACCGTGGAGCCCACCGGTGCGTTTTACGTGCTGGGCAATGCGCGCCATTGGTCCGGAGATTCCTACAAGTTCGCTTTCGAGATTCTGGAGAATGCCCACGTGGGCGTTACGCCGGGCATCGACTTCGGTCAGGGCGCGGAGGGCTACATCCGTTTCTCCTACGCCAACTCGCTGGAGAACATCAACGAGGGCATGAACCGTCTGGAACGCTTCATCAAGGAGCGTTTCGGCTCCCGCTAG
- a CDS encoding class I SAM-dependent methyltransferase, whose protein sequence is MDEYARIAPYYDLLLNPFLDSVRQRVVEQCGRFGAVRVLDVCCGTARQAGFCFASAMNYAGADVSDAMLGAARRAYADSAVLPSLVRADCTQLPFADGCFDVAVIAFALHEKPLTMAEGIVREAQRVARHCMLVDYTLAERNLELPFQWLMQVPERMAGGEHWRCYRDFMRAGALQGMVHRLGLPVIERTRLFGGGAAIYVCGPV, encoded by the coding sequence ATGGACGAATACGCCCGTATTGCCCCGTACTACGACCTGCTGCTCAATCCTTTTCTGGATTCGGTGAGGCAGCGTGTGGTGGAACAATGCGGGCGTTTTGGCGCTGTCCGCGTGCTTGATGTGTGTTGCGGGACGGCACGGCAGGCGGGGTTTTGTTTTGCTTCGGCTATGAACTATGCCGGGGCGGATGTTTCGGACGCCATGCTGGGAGCAGCCCGCAGGGCGTACGCAGATTCGGCTGTCCTGCCGTCTCTGGTCCGTGCCGACTGCACGCAGCTGCCCTTTGCCGACGGTTGCTTTGACGTAGCCGTTATTGCCTTTGCCCTGCACGAAAAGCCGTTAACCATGGCTGAGGGCATTGTGCGCGAGGCTCAGCGTGTGGCCCGCCACTGCATGCTGGTGGATTACACCTTGGCTGAACGTAATCTGGAATTGCCCTTTCAGTGGCTCATGCAGGTGCCGGAGCGGATGGCGGGCGGGGAGCACTGGCGATGCTACAGGGATTTCATGCGTGCAGGAGCCCTGCAGGGGATGGTGCACAGGTTGGGGCTGCCTGTTATTGAGCGTACGCGGTTGTTCGGCGGCGGTGCCGCCATCTATGTGTGTGGTCCGGTCTGA